AAACCGGGCTGAAGGGCAGGCTGCCACACAAATGCCGCACTCATAACAGCCATATAAAATATGATGCCAGCGATCATCCGACTTAACTTCCTCAAAAAGTCGTTCCTTTTCCGCCATGGAAACATCGGAATACTTATTCATTGATAAATCAAGAGTCATGTTGATTGTTTTTAAAATGATGAATGGAAAAAAGAAAGCAAGGAGGATATAGGCCTGTTACCAACAAGTTTACTCCTTTACCATTGCCTCAGACTTCTTCCGTTCCTGCTATATGGGTACAGGTAATACCATCTGCTTCGATTTTGGCGCGGTAAGCATCCACAGCAGCGTCACCTGTAACGAGATCCGACATATCCTCAGTGAGATTTTGGGGCTTCATTTTCACCACCCATCCTTTATTGTAGGGGCTCCTGTTGAGCAACTGTGCATCGGCTGCCAGTTCCTCATTGACCTCAACGATCTCGCCTGAAACCGGAGATTTTACCGGGCCCACCCACTTTCCACTTTCAACGGTAGCAATTGGGCGTCCTTTGGCGCGAACCATGCCCACATTTTTGGCTTTAGCATGCAAGACCGGTCCGGCAAGTGATTGAGCGATATCCGTCATCCCTACCGTGACGGTTCCGTCTTCATTAACCCTGATCCATGTATTATCTTCCACTTTGTAGTGCAGGTTGGTATACAGGATGCATTCGTTTATTTTTTCTGTCATTGTTTGAGACTTTAAAGGTTTTAGAAATACATAACATGATCGTAATTCAAAGCGAGATCAATGATACTGGTGGCGCCAAGGATCTCCACCTCATCGATCAGATCCGCCGGAGTCATGTTCCACAAACTCAGGCTTTGCTGGCAGACCCGTAATTTAACCTCGGAATCCAGGCACATTTGCAACATATCTTTCAAGCAGGTATTACTGGAGGGATCCAGTTTGATCATTTCGGCGACGCCTTTTCTGAGCTGATTGGTTCCGTTCATGGTAAACCAGACCATGACTTCCATTTCCATCGCCGCCGCCGCTACGGCATAAAATAAAGGGGAGTACGTTCGGGTTGGCGCCTCAACGCCATGTGTCTGAATCACAAGGATCTTTTTGCCTTCGAGATCTTCCATTTTTGCTTTTATTTAATGGTTAGTAATTGTGTTGCTGGTTACTGGTTACAGTTACTCGTTGCTCGTTACTGGTTACTCGTTACTGGTTGCTGGTTTTTTATGTTTGCTTTTA
This sequence is a window from Lewinellaceae bacterium. Protein-coding genes within it:
- a CDS encoding DsrE family protein; amino-acid sequence: MEDLEGKKILVIQTHGVEAPTRTYSPLFYAVAAAAMEMEVMVWFTMNGTNQLRKGVAEMIKLDPSSNTCLKDMLQMCLDSEVKLRVCQQSLSLWNMTPADLIDEVEILGATSIIDLALNYDHVMYF
- the gcvH gene encoding glycine cleavage system protein GcvH is translated as MTEKINECILYTNLHYKVEDNTWIRVNEDGTVTVGMTDIAQSLAGPVLHAKAKNVGMVRAKGRPIATVESGKWVGPVKSPVSGEIVEVNEELAADAQLLNRSPYNKGWVVKMKPQNLTEDMSDLVTGDAAVDAYRAKIEADGITCTHIAGTEEV